The following proteins are encoded in a genomic region of Nocardioides sp. cx-173:
- a CDS encoding ATP-binding protein has protein sequence MSTRNGTPLVRLTIVTVSLIALSAVARISTGSWVPDDPLEAILFQNALLLVVLGSSLLETHFTKPAEGLVNSLTALITMTGVYTTAPRAPWILVSCFLAFVFLASAICVALQSRGSSGRLVDGVAAATYRMSVTLGSARIVFSVVFLSAVGFFVVDQTTTTLVLLTFWAVFMAIWPLGLPEWFSELRRGRDPASRVVGHVDRVDSPGIVRVALQVPDAWRWGQGDPVLVHLQDRSTAWGIPVASEDRPDGRWGTLLLAGVALGHDWRSPGGVVERAALGEDVPTGPELYRKITGIESPELIGFVREGSNVSSLNVEALPGVNLEIGQLVVVPIETGNVWYQVTSGETYEETFKGLNYGSHLVRVAQIGRADAKGAFRKFSWLPPMNAPVFRAPANFGGGEEGDPAVYELGRIPGTEVVLRGDFVENLQTHTAILGVTGSGKTEFAFDLLRHAVENQTKVVCIDLTAQYADRLDDLSPTSLSISDDLTTKLGAKLFDVETGNYGAGAEKKALEAFAAQIRDDVATALRAFVDDPNSNLGLIELREISNTKATLWITEAFLSALLRLAKDGGLNSRKVLVVVEEAHTVMPELSFVGVGDFDSKGTVAKISQIALQGRKYGVGLLVLAQRTATVSKSVLTQCNTVISFSCIDDTSINFLRNVYGTTVAEGLPLLPRLRAVAHGAWIDSESPIVFEVPFDAAKAGLGSWAPKGASSGPSAGAGSAPTTPTAQPTQDAGGWAQPAATKPGPQPTTLAPGTSTGSGWDEPPF, from the coding sequence GTGTCAACAAGGAACGGAACGCCGCTTGTTCGGCTGACGATCGTGACCGTGAGTCTCATAGCGCTCTCGGCGGTCGCTCGGATTAGCACGGGAAGTTGGGTGCCCGACGATCCGCTGGAGGCCATCCTTTTCCAGAATGCCTTGCTCCTTGTAGTCTTGGGGTCGTCGCTACTCGAGACACACTTCACCAAGCCGGCCGAGGGTCTCGTCAATTCACTAACAGCATTAATCACAATGACCGGCGTGTATACGACGGCACCAAGGGCACCTTGGATTCTGGTCAGTTGCTTTCTCGCGTTCGTATTCCTTGCGTCAGCGATCTGCGTTGCTCTGCAATCGCGAGGGTCCAGCGGTCGCCTCGTGGACGGTGTAGCCGCCGCCACGTACCGAATGTCGGTAACCCTCGGCAGCGCACGGATTGTCTTTTCGGTGGTATTTCTCTCGGCCGTCGGATTCTTCGTAGTCGACCAGACCACGACGACATTGGTGCTGCTGACATTCTGGGCCGTGTTCATGGCGATCTGGCCCCTCGGTCTTCCCGAGTGGTTCTCCGAGTTGCGTCGCGGCAGGGACCCCGCCTCACGGGTAGTCGGGCACGTGGACCGTGTCGATAGCCCTGGAATTGTCCGAGTAGCCCTACAGGTTCCCGACGCGTGGCGATGGGGGCAGGGCGATCCAGTGCTAGTTCACCTCCAAGATCGTTCTACCGCTTGGGGTATACCGGTCGCCTCGGAGGATCGTCCTGACGGACGGTGGGGAACCCTGTTGCTGGCAGGTGTCGCGCTGGGGCACGACTGGAGATCTCCTGGTGGCGTAGTTGAGCGGGCCGCGCTAGGCGAGGATGTCCCTACCGGGCCGGAGCTGTACCGCAAGATCACTGGCATCGAGTCGCCCGAACTCATCGGTTTCGTGCGTGAGGGGTCGAACGTTTCATCATTGAACGTTGAGGCCCTCCCCGGAGTGAATCTCGAGATCGGGCAACTCGTTGTCGTCCCCATCGAAACCGGGAACGTTTGGTACCAGGTAACAAGCGGCGAGACCTATGAAGAAACCTTCAAGGGATTGAACTACGGGTCCCACTTGGTCAGGGTCGCCCAGATCGGTCGTGCCGACGCGAAGGGCGCCTTTAGGAAATTCTCTTGGTTGCCCCCGATGAATGCACCTGTATTCCGTGCACCAGCCAACTTCGGCGGCGGCGAGGAAGGGGATCCTGCGGTCTACGAGCTCGGTCGGATTCCAGGTACTGAAGTGGTGCTGCGAGGTGACTTCGTCGAAAACCTGCAGACCCACACAGCGATCCTGGGTGTCACCGGTTCAGGTAAGACGGAGTTCGCGTTCGACTTATTACGCCATGCTGTGGAGAATCAAACCAAAGTTGTCTGTATAGACCTGACCGCTCAATACGCGGATCGGCTCGATGATCTGTCACCGACTTCGCTATCAATTTCTGACGACCTAACGACCAAACTCGGTGCCAAGCTTTTCGACGTGGAGACGGGCAACTATGGGGCCGGGGCCGAGAAGAAAGCACTCGAGGCCTTTGCGGCGCAGATTCGTGATGACGTTGCCACAGCACTCCGAGCGTTCGTGGACGACCCAAACTCTAACCTGGGCCTGATCGAGCTTCGCGAGATCTCGAATACGAAGGCAACCCTGTGGATTACGGAGGCCTTCTTGAGCGCCCTGTTGCGTCTTGCGAAGGACGGCGGACTAAACAGCAGGAAGGTCTTGGTGGTCGTAGAGGAGGCACACACCGTGATGCCTGAGTTGTCCTTCGTGGGCGTGGGCGACTTCGACTCGAAGGGCACGGTTGCGAAGATCTCTCAGATCGCGTTGCAGGGTCGCAAGTACGGAGTCGGTCTACTCGTCCTCGCCCAGCGAACAGCGACGGTGAGCAAGTCGGTTCTAACTCAGTGCAATACCGTGATTAGCTTCTCGTGCATCGACGACACAAGCATCAACTTCCTCCGGAACGTGTACGGCACCACCGTGGCGGAGGGATTGCCGTTGCTGCCTCGCCTACGCGCGGTAGCGCACGGGGCCTGGATCGACTCCGAGTCTCCGATTGTTTTCGAGGTTCCGTTTGACGCGGCCAAGGCCGGTCTCGGATCCTGGGCCCCAAAGGGCGCGTCCAGCGGTCCGTCTGCGGGCGCGGGCTCGGCCCCAACAACGCCGACCGCGCAGCCGACCCAAGACGCTGGGGGCTGGGCACAACCGGCGGCAACGAAGCCTGGACCGCAACCGACGACTCTGGCACCTGGCACTTCGACGGGGAGCGGGTGGGACGAGCCGCCGTTCTAG
- a CDS encoding tyrosine-type recombinase/integrase, giving the protein MAPSRSGNKQTRRGFGRVELRPSGRYRAGYTGPDGKLHRPPSTFDSKDDAIAWLAARRAEIQLNVWAPDLVDRTEAKKAVPTFEEYAQRWLKTRKTRGQPLRPTTRDHYQYILDGSLYPTFGNMPIDEISVDDVIDWYEKVSPGRESQRGHAYSLLRTILATAASTRPKPLIPFNPAHIRGAGNVKPAHKVRPASLQELEELVQNLPDKYRLMALLAAWCAMRFGELAELRRGDIDLEHKRIEIRRGVVRVRGEMIVGPPKTDAGIRDVSIPPHLMPAVKDHLDRLVGPSADALVFPSSSHTNRHMQPSTLYKVYYPAREAAGRKDLRWHDLRHTGAVLAAQTGATLAELMGRLGHSTPSAAMRYQHAAADRDAEIARRLSELAGS; this is encoded by the coding sequence ATGGCGCCCTCGAGATCGGGGAACAAGCAGACTCGACGCGGCTTCGGCAGGGTCGAGCTGCGACCGTCGGGCCGCTACCGCGCCGGGTACACCGGACCCGACGGCAAGCTGCACCGACCGCCGTCGACCTTCGACTCGAAGGACGACGCCATCGCGTGGCTGGCAGCGCGACGCGCCGAGATCCAGCTCAACGTCTGGGCGCCCGACCTGGTGGACCGCACCGAAGCCAAGAAAGCCGTACCGACCTTCGAGGAGTACGCACAGCGCTGGCTCAAGACCCGCAAGACTCGGGGGCAACCCCTACGTCCGACGACGCGGGACCACTACCAGTACATCCTCGACGGATCGCTCTACCCGACGTTCGGCAACATGCCGATCGACGAGATCTCAGTCGACGACGTCATCGACTGGTACGAGAAGGTCTCGCCAGGTCGCGAGTCGCAACGAGGACACGCCTACAGCCTGCTCCGCACCATCCTCGCCACGGCGGCCTCGACGCGACCCAAACCGCTGATCCCCTTCAACCCCGCGCACATTCGAGGGGCTGGCAACGTGAAACCCGCGCACAAGGTGCGCCCGGCCAGTCTGCAGGAGCTCGAAGAGCTGGTGCAGAACCTTCCGGACAAGTATCGGCTGATGGCGCTGCTGGCGGCCTGGTGCGCGATGAGGTTCGGCGAGCTCGCGGAGCTACGTCGCGGCGACATCGACCTGGAGCACAAGCGGATCGAGATCCGGCGCGGGGTGGTCCGGGTGCGCGGCGAGATGATCGTCGGGCCGCCCAAGACCGATGCCGGCATCCGCGACGTCTCGATCCCGCCTCACCTGATGCCCGCTGTCAAGGACCATCTCGACCGGCTCGTCGGCCCCTCTGCGGATGCTCTCGTATTCCCGTCGTCGAGCCACACCAATAGGCACATGCAGCCCTCGACGCTCTACAAGGTCTACTACCCCGCCCGCGAAGCCGCCGGCCGGAAGGACCTCCGCTGGCACGACCTCCGCCATACGGGCGCGGTTCTCGCTGCCCAGACCGGCGCGACACTTGCCGAGCTCATGGGCCGCCTCGGTCACTCGACCCCAAGCGCCGCGATGCGCTATCAGCACGCCGCCGCAGACCGGGACGCCGAGATCGCCCGGCGCCTGTCTGAACTCGCTGGCTCATAG
- a CDS encoding addiction module protein, translating to MTSPGDLFEAALTLPESERAELAHRLIVSLDEPSDDPAMVAEEWTGEVGRRLAGIEAGTTTGIPWAEVREQLRS from the coding sequence ATGACTTCGCCGGGCGATCTCTTCGAAGCAGCGCTGACGTTGCCTGAGAGCGAGCGCGCCGAGCTGGCCCATCGCTTGATCGTGAGCCTTGACGAGCCGTCCGACGATCCGGCGATGGTCGCCGAGGAGTGGACCGGCGAGGTTGGGCGCCGCCTGGCCGGTATCGAAGCCGGCACCACGACCGGCATCCCCTGGGCCGAGGTACGCGAGCAGCTCAGGTCGTGA
- a CDS encoding amidohydrolase family protein has protein sequence MSILLRRVEVDGRGVDVRIAGSRIEAIGPHLDALGSEVVDGRGGALIPGLADHHLHLFAMAADLRSVRCSPAAVGGLAGLAAALSAAPADEHGWVRGVGYHEDVAGLLDAPTLDRIHRDRPVRIQHASGAVWFLNSAAIRATGLAAAHHPGVERDATGRPTGRVWRGDDLLHSLLPAGDPPSLREVSRRLARFGIVAVTDATPRLDQQRVDLFRTALASGELAQHVTLLGAPLGVDLQEPLLAAGPWKIVLADSELPGIDDLVAEIREAHSSLRPVAAHCVTSASLFLFLAALDEAGTLPGDRIEHAAVVPAPAIGMLAERGLRVVTQPGFLPDRGDRFAAGTPLAEHGDLYRCRSLLDRGIPVAMSSDAPYGPLDPWQVIAAAADRLIPGGHTLGASEALTPARVLESYLTPTYDPGGPPRRLSAGGPADLVLLHQPLGEALREPSCEQVNMVFVRGLPAT, from the coding sequence ATGAGCATCCTGCTGCGCCGCGTGGAGGTAGACGGCCGAGGCGTGGACGTACGGATCGCCGGCAGCCGGATCGAGGCGATCGGTCCCCACCTGGACGCGCTGGGCTCCGAGGTCGTCGACGGCCGCGGTGGCGCGTTGATCCCCGGCCTGGCCGACCACCATCTCCATCTCTTCGCGATGGCCGCAGACCTGCGGTCGGTGCGGTGCAGCCCCGCGGCCGTCGGCGGGCTCGCCGGTCTCGCAGCGGCGCTGAGCGCCGCGCCCGCCGACGAGCACGGCTGGGTGCGCGGGGTGGGCTACCACGAGGACGTAGCCGGTCTCCTGGACGCCCCGACGCTCGACCGGATCCATCGAGATCGTCCGGTCCGCATCCAGCACGCGAGCGGTGCGGTGTGGTTCCTCAACTCGGCGGCTATCCGCGCGACCGGCCTGGCCGCCGCGCATCATCCGGGGGTGGAGCGCGATGCCACCGGCCGGCCCACCGGACGCGTGTGGCGCGGCGACGACCTCCTGCACAGCCTTCTCCCCGCCGGTGACCCCCCGTCGCTGCGCGAGGTGAGTCGACGGCTTGCCCGCTTCGGCATCGTCGCCGTCACCGACGCCACGCCGCGCCTCGACCAGCAGCGGGTCGACCTGTTCCGGACGGCCCTGGCATCCGGCGAACTGGCCCAGCACGTGACCCTGCTCGGAGCTCCCCTCGGTGTCGACCTCCAGGAGCCGCTGCTGGCTGCCGGTCCGTGGAAGATCGTGCTCGCCGACTCCGAGCTGCCCGGGATCGACGATCTGGTCGCCGAGATCCGCGAGGCCCATTCGTCGCTGCGACCGGTGGCCGCCCACTGCGTGACCAGCGCGTCGCTCTTCCTCTTCCTCGCCGCACTGGACGAGGCCGGGACCCTGCCCGGCGACCGGATCGAGCACGCCGCCGTCGTGCCCGCCCCCGCGATCGGCATGCTCGCCGAGCGGGGCTTGAGGGTCGTGACGCAGCCCGGCTTCCTCCCCGACCGGGGTGACCGATTCGCGGCCGGGACGCCGCTGGCGGAGCACGGCGACCTCTACCGGTGTCGCTCCCTGCTCGATCGCGGGATCCCCGTCGCGATGTCGAGCGACGCGCCGTACGGCCCCCTGGACCCGTGGCAGGTGATCGCCGCCGCGGCCGATCGGCTGATCCCGGGCGGGCACACTCTTGGCGCCTCTGAGGCCTTGACGCCCGCCCGCGTGCTCGAGAGCTACCTGACCCCGACGTACGACCCGGGCGGCCCACCGCGCCGGCTGAGCGCCGGGGGCCCTGCCGACCTGGTGCTCCTGCACCAGCCCCTCGGCGAGGCCCTGCGCGAGCCCTCCTGCGAGCAGGTCAACATGGTGTTCGTCCGCGGCCTCCCTGCCACCTGA
- a CDS encoding helix-turn-helix transcriptional regulator, with product MARRRELPVYVSLEEAAEMMSLSTRTIRRRISDGTIPAYQCGRRSIRLRLDELESALRRIPSARR from the coding sequence ATGGCCAGAAGGCGTGAGCTGCCCGTCTACGTCAGCCTCGAGGAGGCTGCCGAGATGATGTCGCTGTCCACCCGGACCATCCGACGCCGCATCAGCGACGGCACCATCCCCGCGTACCAGTGCGGGCGACGCTCCATACGGCTACGACTCGACGAGCTCGAATCCGCACTGCGCCGCATCCCCTCGGCCCGGCGGTGA
- the mobF gene encoding MobF family relaxase, which produces MSGGVHGGVKFYRGAAAAARSYVEADRARVDDYYLAEGTGLATHYVATPTDGGGAEVAGTLDGDSYERWVAGYDVKTGTPKGRLRSDEHGLRFVEVVVNGPKTWSLAAAVHPAIAEAYDAAQERAAGEIIGWVADHATTRIGPRGRQVQVPVERIEAAVVRHHTSRAGDPHRHLHLQINARVFAHGTWRGLHSIGVVDSIEAINGIGHAAVACDPEFRRALAAHGYTLDAGTGEITELVPYAGRFSARAAQIDRNVDKYEAAWRADHPDHEPGPRQRRAWDRRAWSEARPDKVVPASGADLAQRWTDELRGLGFDPPTPPTDPVAVIPAATPIARINRDAVAELALVRLGARRSSWNAADLRGECERIVADIGVIVDGVVRRELGEDLTARAVEASRPLLQRDDVPDHVRALTSREVLAVESDIIARLVARAEHPGTPAQVGSVVARRQLDQGQRDVVGALLGTARLVVVEGAAGTGKTTTLAAASDRLDSEGHRLVVVAPTLKAAQVAGEQVGCDAFSAAWLVHQHGFRWDDDGRWHRVDLDDHPSPNALARLLPGDVLLVDEAGMLDQDVMRALLTVADDSGARVALVGDRHQLPAVGRGGAFDLAIRWTADEACVELDTVHRFVDDTYADLTLQMRTGERSGDVFDTLVGRGEIVIHPTEVERLAAVTRAAAGDLRTAPLLIADTRDQVGLLNAAIRDLRLADEGAVESAEAATLTTSAGEQLSKGDRVATRRNDRDLGVANRDTWTVAAVSDDGSLLVHGRCGERRLPAEYARRHVELAFATTVHGAQGDTVDHAHLLIGETTGAASAYVGMTRGRDSNTAHLVADNLDQARAQWIEVFGRDRADLGPAHAVQRALDAIDRYGTQTPDTNPNSDAIPQSRRRLEHLVPPTPTASPRGIGR; this is translated from the coding sequence GTGAGTGGGGGAGTGCACGGCGGGGTGAAGTTCTACCGCGGCGCCGCTGCCGCCGCACGCTCCTACGTCGAGGCCGACCGGGCACGCGTCGACGACTACTACCTGGCAGAGGGCACCGGACTGGCCACCCACTACGTCGCGACACCGACGGACGGCGGCGGTGCCGAGGTTGCGGGAACGCTCGACGGCGACAGCTACGAACGCTGGGTCGCCGGGTACGACGTCAAGACCGGTACGCCCAAGGGTCGGCTCCGCAGCGACGAGCACGGACTCCGGTTCGTCGAGGTCGTGGTCAACGGACCGAAGACGTGGTCGCTGGCAGCCGCGGTCCACCCCGCGATTGCCGAGGCGTACGACGCTGCCCAGGAACGCGCCGCCGGCGAGATCATCGGCTGGGTCGCCGACCACGCCACGACGCGGATCGGGCCGCGCGGCCGACAGGTGCAGGTGCCGGTCGAGCGGATCGAGGCAGCCGTCGTCAGACACCACACCTCCCGCGCCGGCGACCCGCACCGCCATCTCCATCTGCAGATCAACGCTCGCGTGTTCGCCCACGGCACGTGGCGCGGACTGCACTCCATCGGTGTCGTCGACAGCATCGAGGCGATCAACGGGATCGGGCACGCCGCCGTCGCCTGTGACCCCGAGTTCCGGCGCGCCCTCGCCGCGCACGGCTACACCCTCGACGCCGGCACCGGCGAGATCACCGAGCTCGTGCCGTACGCCGGCCGGTTCAGCGCCCGGGCCGCACAGATCGACCGCAACGTCGACAAGTACGAAGCGGCGTGGCGCGCGGACCACCCCGACCACGAGCCCGGACCGCGCCAGCGACGGGCATGGGACCGCCGAGCCTGGTCAGAGGCGCGTCCCGACAAGGTCGTGCCGGCATCCGGAGCCGACCTCGCGCAGCGGTGGACCGACGAGCTGCGCGGCCTCGGGTTCGATCCTCCAACGCCACCCACCGACCCGGTCGCGGTCATCCCGGCCGCGACGCCGATCGCCCGCATCAACCGCGACGCCGTGGCCGAGCTCGCGCTGGTGCGTCTCGGAGCTCGACGCTCCAGCTGGAACGCCGCCGACCTCCGCGGCGAGTGCGAACGGATCGTCGCCGACATTGGGGTGATCGTCGACGGCGTCGTACGACGCGAACTGGGGGAGGACCTCACCGCTCGCGCGGTCGAGGCGTCGCGTCCCCTCCTGCAGCGCGACGACGTACCCGACCACGTCCGCGCGCTCACCTCGCGCGAGGTCCTCGCCGTCGAGTCCGACATCATCGCCCGCCTGGTCGCGCGAGCCGAGCACCCCGGGACGCCAGCCCAAGTCGGATCCGTCGTCGCCCGACGACAGCTCGACCAAGGCCAACGAGACGTCGTCGGCGCACTCCTCGGCACGGCCCGACTGGTCGTCGTCGAGGGCGCGGCCGGCACCGGCAAGACCACCACCCTCGCTGCGGCCAGCGACCGTCTCGACAGCGAAGGCCACCGACTGGTCGTGGTCGCCCCGACCCTCAAGGCCGCGCAGGTCGCGGGGGAGCAGGTCGGCTGCGACGCCTTCTCGGCCGCCTGGCTCGTCCACCAGCACGGCTTCCGTTGGGACGACGACGGACGCTGGCACCGCGTCGACCTCGACGACCACCCGAGCCCGAACGCACTCGCGCGCCTCCTGCCTGGTGACGTCCTGCTCGTCGACGAAGCCGGCATGCTCGACCAGGACGTCATGCGCGCACTGCTCACCGTCGCCGACGACTCCGGCGCTCGCGTCGCGCTCGTCGGCGACCGACACCAGTTGCCGGCCGTTGGCCGCGGCGGCGCCTTCGACCTGGCCATCCGCTGGACCGCGGACGAAGCCTGCGTCGAGCTCGACACCGTCCACCGCTTCGTCGACGACACCTACGCCGACCTCACCCTCCAGATGCGCACCGGCGAACGCAGCGGCGACGTCTTCGACACTCTCGTCGGCCGCGGCGAGATCGTCATCCACCCAACCGAGGTCGAGCGCCTCGCGGCCGTCACACGAGCAGCCGCCGGCGACCTGCGTACGGCTCCCTTGCTCATCGCCGACACCCGCGATCAGGTGGGTCTGCTCAACGCCGCCATCCGCGACCTACGGCTCGCCGACGAGGGCGCCGTCGAGTCAGCCGAAGCGGCGACCCTGACGACGTCCGCCGGCGAACAACTCAGCAAAGGCGACCGCGTCGCGACCCGCCGCAACGACCGCGACCTGGGCGTCGCCAACCGCGACACCTGGACCGTCGCAGCCGTGAGCGACGACGGATCCCTCCTCGTCCACGGCCGGTGCGGCGAGCGGAGGCTGCCCGCCGAGTACGCCCGACGCCACGTCGAGCTCGCCTTCGCCACCACCGTGCACGGCGCCCAGGGCGACACCGTCGACCACGCGCACCTGCTCATCGGCGAGACCACCGGCGCCGCGTCGGCGTACGTCGGCATGACCCGCGGCCGAGACAGCAACACCGCCCACCTCGTCGCCGACAACCTCGACCAGGCACGCGCGCAGTGGATCGAGGTGTTCGGCCGCGACCGCGCCGACCTCGGCCCCGCACACGCCGTCCAACGCGCGCTCGACGCGATCGACCGCTACGGCACTCAGACGCCAGACACCAACCCCAACTCCGACGCGATCCCGCAGAGTCGGCGCCGCCTCGAGCACCTAGTGCCGCCGACGCCTACGGCCTCGCCCAGGGGCATCGGTCGGTGA
- a CDS encoding nucleotidyltransferase domain-containing protein yields the protein MHFNQPFGGVMPGARGAVLAVLLRTGEPLTGRQIHGIVSDEHSLWSVQEALKALTDLGLVTSRTVGRAGIHEINEAHASVAPLRALLDPMASLRAAVSDAVGSDVDAVLLFGSTARGEATEASDVDLAVIAAVGWSGRVELEDIVRARLGNECDVLVFTPAEFAERAQEAEPVVADIVRDGVALVGRKPVLSRGAA from the coding sequence ATGCACTTCAACCAGCCCTTCGGTGGCGTGATGCCGGGTGCTCGTGGAGCGGTACTCGCGGTCCTGCTGCGCACTGGTGAGCCGCTGACGGGCCGGCAGATTCATGGCATCGTCAGCGACGAGCACAGCCTGTGGTCAGTTCAGGAGGCGTTGAAGGCACTCACCGACCTCGGGCTGGTCACGTCCCGCACGGTGGGTAGGGCCGGCATTCACGAGATCAACGAGGCGCACGCGTCGGTGGCGCCGCTGCGGGCCCTCCTTGATCCAATGGCGTCGCTACGTGCGGCCGTCTCCGATGCGGTTGGCTCGGACGTGGACGCAGTGCTGCTTTTCGGTTCCACCGCCCGCGGGGAAGCCACGGAGGCGAGCGACGTCGACCTTGCGGTGATCGCCGCTGTCGGTTGGAGCGGGCGCGTCGAGCTCGAGGACATTGTGCGTGCGCGACTGGGCAATGAGTGCGACGTCCTTGTGTTCACCCCGGCCGAGTTCGCAGAGAGGGCGCAGGAGGCTGAGCCAGTGGTGGCCGACATCGTCCGCGACGGCGTTGCCTTGGTGGGTCGGAAGCCGGTCCTCAGCCGAGGCGCCGCCTGA